Below is a genomic region from Azoarcus sp. KH32C.
GCAGCTCGATCCGGTCCGGGCGGGCATGTTTCTCGGCGGAACGATTCACGATGTCGCGCAGGTCGTCGGCGCGGCGTACGGAATCTCGCCCCAGACGGGTGACATCGCCACGGTAGTCAAGCTGATGCGTGTCGCCATGCTGCTGCCGGTGATTCTGTGCGCCGCGCTGATCACGCGCTCGCGCGGCGCGGCCGACGGCGGTCAGCGACCACCGCTGCTGCCGTGGTTCGGGGTCGGGTTCATCATCCTTGCGGGCGTGGCCAGCACCGGCTGGATTCCGGAGGGAGGGCTCGCGTTCGGCAATGAAGCGTCGCGCTGGTGCCTCGTGATCGCGATCAGTGCCCTCGGCATGAAGACTCAGTTGAAGGCGGTCTTTGCCGTTGGTCTTCGGCCGGTTTTGCTGATGCTCGGCGAAACGGTCTTCCTTGCGGCGCTGATCTTGGTGGCCTTGCGTTATGTATAGGTGCCACGAGCCGGGACGACAAAGCCGGCCCGGTTCCTCTCTGCGCGTATGTGGACGTGATTGATTGCGGTAATCGAAATGAGCCGACCAAGCCTTCATGCCGATGACGAGCCCCGTGCGGTGGTCGTCAACATTCAGCATTTTTCGACCCATGACGGTCCGGGCATCCGCACGACGGTCTTCCTGAAGGGCTGTTCGCTACGCTGCAGCTGGTGCTGCAACCCGGAGTCGATCAAGCCGGCGCCCGAACTGGCGTTCAACCGGGGGCAGTGCATCGGGGCGGCGGCTTGTGGCCGTTGCCTGCCGGTTTGTCCTGCGCAGGCGCTCCATGTGGACAGTTCGGACGATCGAATCCGGGTGAACTGGGAACTCTGCAACGATTGCGGGGAGTGCGTGAAGGCCTGTCCGTCCAGGGCGCTCTACCGCTTCGGCAAGCTGATGAGCGTTGCGGAAGTCCTGGCGGAGGTCGAACGCGACGGCGCCTTCTACGGCGAGTCCGGCGGGGGCCTTACCCTTTCCGGCGGAGAATGCCTGCTGCAGCCCGATTTCAGTGCCGCCTTGCTCGAGTCGGCGCGCCGGCGGGGGCTCGACACGGCAATCGAGACTGCCGGCAACGTGCCATGGGCCTTCATGAAACAGGTGCTGCCCCACGTCGACACCATGCTGCACGACTACAAGCTGACCGACCGGGGTGAGCATCGCCGCTGGACCGGTGTCGACAACGCACGGATCCTCGAGAACTACCAGCGCGCATACCGGGAGTTTCCGGAGGTCCGCTTCATCGCGCGGATTCCGCTCATTCCGAATGTGAATGATGACGAAGCGCACATCGACGCCGTGCTCGACGCGATCGAAGGGCACCCCAACGTGGTCGAGCTGGAGCTGCTGCCGTACCACGGCTTCGGCGAGAGCAAATACCGATTCCTGGGGCTGGACGGCGGCGCCCAGGAATTCTCGCCGCCCACGCCTGAAAGGCTGGCTGCCCTTCGCCAGCGCATTGAGAAACGCATGAACCGAGAAAAGGGCGCGCGACATTGAAGTTCCGGCGCCTCACAAATCAATCCCCGAGGAGATCGGCATGAATCAAAGCTCTGAAACCCCCGTCATCGACCAACTCCGTGCGCGCGGCAATTGGAATCCCGCCTGGGATGTCCTCGCCGAGCTGGACGCTGAATATGTCGAAAAATTCATGGGGGTGGCAGGCCATTGTTTCCAGAAAAGCGGACTGGATCCGCTCACGATCGAATTCATTGCCATTGCCGTCGATGCGTCGTGCACCCACATGTACGCGCCCGGCGTGCGTAGGCACATCCGCAAGGCGCTGGAGCTCGGCGCCACCAAGGATCAAGTGATGGCCGTGCTGGAAATGGTGTCCGTACTGGGGATCCATTCCGTCGCCCTGGGTGCGCCGATTCTCGTCGAGGAAGCCGACAAGCTCGCCAAGGACGGTCCCACCCGCGGAACCTTTTGAAGCGGTTTGTGCTGGCGCCCACCGGGTGATCGTATGGGCATCAGCGTCGCCGCGACGTCGCCGAAGCGCCGAACCGGTGGCGGTGCCAGCGCGAGAATGCGCTGAGTTCGGAGAACCCCAGCAACGAAGCCACCTCCGACAAGGAGCGTGCCCCTTCTTCCAGGTAGGTGGCCAACAGCTCCGTGCGCATGGCGTCGACCAGGGCTTTGAAGGTGGTCCCTTCGGCTGCCAAGTGATTGGCAATGGTGCGCCGGTCGATACCAAGGTGCTGTGCGACGACCTCGACGCGGCAATGTCCGCGGGGTAGCAACAGGACGACAAGCCGCCTTACCCGATCGGACATGCGGGAGTTCGTGCCGTGATCCATCTCCAGGAGGCGCTTCGAGTAGCGCGCCATGACGGGATCTGCGCCCGGATTCGGCGCATCCAGGTCGCTGGCGTTGCAGACGATGTCGTTGAACTCCTGGCCGAAAGCCACCGCGCTGCCGAATACGCGGCGGTGCCATGCGGTGCTCGGTGGTGGGGGATGACGGAAGGTGACCAGGCGCGGATGCCATTTTTCACCCAAGAAGATTCGGAGTAGGCGGAAGGTCGTTCCCATCGCCAGCTCGACCGCCTGGCGCACCTGCGACGCCCCTTCGACGACGGTCTCCTCGCGGATGCAGACGAATTCGCCCGATTGCACCAGCGACAGGCTGAATGCCTCGTTGTGCAAGTGGATATGCCTGACAAGCGCTTCGAGGGCGTGTCGCAGGGTTGGCTGATCGCGCAACAACAATCCCAGCGGGCCAAGGTTGGACAGGCGGCGTGCCGCGGCCATCCGCAATCCGAAGGCGGGTTCGTGGGCGCGTGCGGCTGCGAGTTCAAGCAATGCGCCGGCCGAGGCCGCGGCCAAGGGCAAGTCGGGGTCGGTGAGGCAGCGCATTGGAAGCCCCACCTCGGCCACGAGGCCATGTGCATCCAGACCGCATTCCGTTGCGACCTGCTCGAAATTGGTCAGTGTGGCTGCGCGAAGTACGGCGGTCATAAGGTCTCGGAAGCGTTTCTCCAAATGTCAAACTTATTTCCCGGAATGTCAAGTTTACGGGCAGTGCAAAGCGGAGAATTCAGTTGTGAAAGCGCTGCATAGGCGGTGCTCAATCCATAAGGAGGAGTCAGTAATGAAAGTGATGCCATTGACCTGTGCGCTGGGGGCCGAGATCCAGGGCGTGAGTATTGCGGAGGCGTCGCGTGACGCGGGTTTGGCGGCGGAGATCAAGGCGCTCCTGCTCCAGCACAAGGTGCTGTTCTTCCGCGACCAGGTCATCACCGACGCCGAGCACGCAGGTTTTGCGCGCCAGTTTGGCCCGCTCGAGGATCACCCGCTGACGACTAGCGTCGATGGTGAGCCCGGCATCATCCACATCTGCAAGACGCCGGACAGCCCGCCCGAACGTTACGAGAACGCCTGGCACAACGACGCCACATGGCGCGAGTGCCCGCCGATGGCCTCGGTACTGCGTTGCGTCGAATGTCCGCCGGTCGGTGGCGACACGATGTGGGCCAACATGGAGCTGGCCTATGAGCGGCTTCCTCAGCACGTCAAGGATGACATCGCCGGTCTGCGCGCGCGGCACAGCATGGAGGCGAGCTTCATGGCAGCCAAGCCGGAAGCGGAACGGCTGGCGATGAAGGAACGCTTTCCCGACCCGGAGCATCCGGTGGTGCGCACCCATCCTGAAACGGGCAAGAAGGCCTTGTTCGTCAATGCCTTTACGACTCATTTCACCAATCACCACACCGCGCGTCGCGTACGCGTGGGGCAGGACCAAATTCCGGGTTCGAACAATCTGATGAACTACCTCGTCAGCCAGGCATTCATTCCCGAATATCAGGTTCGCTGGCGCTGGCGCGCCAACGACGTGGCGATGTGGGACAACCGCTGCGCGCAGCACTATGCCGTGATGGACTACCCGCCGTGCCACCGGAAGATGCACCGCGCCACCATCGTGGGCGATCGCCCGTTCTGAGGCCGGACATGGATCGCGTCGTGAACCTCCAACTCACGCACGACTTCGCCGACCTCGGCGACGTGCGCCTCCACTACGTCAGTGGCGGCAGTGGCCCGGCCATGGTGTTTCTGCATGGCTGGCCGCAGACCTGGTACATGTGGCGTGACGTGCTGCCGGGCATGATGCAGCGTTACCGTGTCGTGGCGGTGGACCTGCGTGGCCTGGGCGAGTCGTCGCGCCCTAGCGGCGGCTACGATACGAAGACGGTTGCGCAGGACGTCTGGCGCCTGATGCACGACATCCTCGGCGAAGACTCCTTCCATGTTGTCGGGCACGACTGGGGCGGGCCGGTCGCCTTCGCACTGGCGGCGCAACACCGGGACGCGGTGCGCGCGATGGCAATCTTCGATGCGCCGGTGCCCGGCGACGGTTCGCCGCTGACCGGCATTGCACGCTGGCATTTCGGCTTTCACGGCGAACCCGACCTGCCCGAGGCGATGGTGGCGGGGCGTGAAGACGTCTATCTGCGTCACATGTACCGCAAGGGGGGCGCACGCCCCGATGCGATCGCGGAAGAGGCGCAGCGCGAATACCTGCGAACCTACACGCAGCCCGGCGCCATGCGCGCCGGCTTCAACTACTACCGCGCAATGGCGCAGGACGCCAGGGACAACCGCGCGTTCCTGCAGCAAGGCAAGCTTCCGATGCCAATCCTCGTGTATGGCGGCGGGGCACCCAATGTCGGCCGCGGATACTTCGTGATGGATTCGTGGCAGCGCGTCGCGAGCGACGTTCGGGGTGGCGTGGCCGAGGGGTGTGGCCACTGGATCCCCGAGGAGCGGCCTGCGTGGGTCGTCGAGCGCCTGCTGGAATTCTTCGACGAAATCGACCAGTCGTCCGCGCTGCCTGCGAACGAAACCAAATCCACCTGTTTGACTACTGCCCCCCGAGGAGCCTCCATGTACTTCGAATCCGTCAATACCGCCCTGGTCGATGTCGAATCGCTACCCTGGGTGCCCTTTACCCCATATAGCGACAAGTATCACCTGAAGCTCATCAAGGTGGATCCTGTGCGCGGGGAATGGATCGCCCTCCTGAAGCTGCCGCCCCAATCCGAATTGCCCCTGCACCATCACTCGGGCACGGTCATGGTGTGGACCCTCGCCGGCCAGTGGAAGTACCTGGAGCATGACTGGGTGGCCGGACCGGGCAGCTTCGTGTTCGAGACCGCGGGCTCGCAGCATACGCCGGTCAGCGTGGGAGACGAAGAGGTGGTCGTCCTCAACATCATCCAGGGGGACTGGAATCTGATGTCGCCCGACGGCGCCGTGTTGGCGATCGAGAACTGGCGCAGCATGATGGATCGCTATCTCAACTACTGCCGCGCGAACGATATCGTGCCTGTCGACGTGTCGAGCTTCAGCG
It encodes:
- a CDS encoding glycyl-radical enzyme activating protein, yielding MSRPSLHADDEPRAVVVNIQHFSTHDGPGIRTTVFLKGCSLRCSWCCNPESIKPAPELAFNRGQCIGAAACGRCLPVCPAQALHVDSSDDRIRVNWELCNDCGECVKACPSRALYRFGKLMSVAEVLAEVERDGAFYGESGGGLTLSGGECLLQPDFSAALLESARRRGLDTAIETAGNVPWAFMKQVLPHVDTMLHDYKLTDRGEHRRWTGVDNARILENYQRAYREFPEVRFIARIPLIPNVNDDEAHIDAVLDAIEGHPNVVELELLPYHGFGESKYRFLGLDGGAQEFSPPTPERLAALRQRIEKRMNREKGARH
- a CDS encoding carboxymuconolactone decarboxylase family protein, with the translated sequence MNQSSETPVIDQLRARGNWNPAWDVLAELDAEYVEKFMGVAGHCFQKSGLDPLTIEFIAIAVDASCTHMYAPGVRRHIRKALELGATKDQVMAVLEMVSVLGIHSVALGAPILVEEADKLAKDGPTRGTF
- a CDS encoding AraC family transcriptional regulator; this encodes MTAVLRAATLTNFEQVATECGLDAHGLVAEVGLPMRCLTDPDLPLAAASAGALLELAAARAHEPAFGLRMAAARRLSNLGPLGLLLRDQPTLRHALEALVRHIHLHNEAFSLSLVQSGEFVCIREETVVEGASQVRQAVELAMGTTFRLLRIFLGEKWHPRLVTFRHPPPPSTAWHRRVFGSAVAFGQEFNDIVCNASDLDAPNPGADPVMARYSKRLLEMDHGTNSRMSDRVRRLVVLLLPRGHCRVEVVAQHLGIDRRTIANHLAAEGTTFKALVDAMRTELLATYLEEGARSLSEVASLLGFSELSAFSRWHRHRFGASATSRRR
- a CDS encoding TauD/TfdA family dioxygenase; translated protein: MKVMPLTCALGAEIQGVSIAEASRDAGLAAEIKALLLQHKVLFFRDQVITDAEHAGFARQFGPLEDHPLTTSVDGEPGIIHICKTPDSPPERYENAWHNDATWRECPPMASVLRCVECPPVGGDTMWANMELAYERLPQHVKDDIAGLRARHSMEASFMAAKPEAERLAMKERFPDPEHPVVRTHPETGKKALFVNAFTTHFTNHHTARRVRVGQDQIPGSNNLMNYLVSQAFIPEYQVRWRWRANDVAMWDNRCAQHYAVMDYPPCHRKMHRATIVGDRPF
- a CDS encoding alpha/beta fold hydrolase, which produces MDRVVNLQLTHDFADLGDVRLHYVSGGSGPAMVFLHGWPQTWYMWRDVLPGMMQRYRVVAVDLRGLGESSRPSGGYDTKTVAQDVWRLMHDILGEDSFHVVGHDWGGPVAFALAAQHRDAVRAMAIFDAPVPGDGSPLTGIARWHFGFHGEPDLPEAMVAGREDVYLRHMYRKGGARPDAIAEEAQREYLRTYTQPGAMRAGFNYYRAMAQDARDNRAFLQQGKLPMPILVYGGGAPNVGRGYFVMDSWQRVASDVRGGVAEGCGHWIPEERPAWVVERLLEFFDEIDQSSALPANETKSTCLTTAPRGASMYFESVNTALVDVESLPWVPFTPYSDKYHLKLIKVDPVRGEWIALLKLPPQSELPLHHHSGTVMVWTLAGQWKYLEHDWVAGPGSFVFETAGSQHTPVSVGDEEVVVLNIIQGDWNLMSPDGAVLAIENWRSMMDRYLNYCRANDIVPVDVSSFSG